In the Dolichospermum flos-aquae CCAP 1403/13F genome, TTCACAATATTTAAATCCTTAGGTTGGTTTTTCATGTTCTTTTCCCTATTAATTCATTGTTCTTGTTGACAGCTACAATCTGAAGAATTGGATTTCCGTAAAGTCATGGAAATAAACATCATCTCAATAAATTTTAATCCAGCAGGTTGCAGGTAAATTATATTCAACGGTTTTCAATCCTGACTCTTACTGCATTCTTCTGTGATAAATTCCCAAATGTCACCTTGAGAACTGCCAAACATTAACTGCATTCCCGATGTTAAAGCCACTTCTTCCCGCAGAATTTGTTGCCAACCATTGGGGCTTAAATACCAGGTAGTCCCATAGGTAGAGAAATCCTGTAGGTAATAAGTAATCATTGATGTAGTTTCATTGAGAGTATGCCGACATAAAATTTCCGCGTGCCGTTTAGAAATGTAAAGTTCGGGGATCACAATATCATTATCTTTCGTGCGACCGATGCGGGTAACACCGGGACGTAATAACCAAGTTTTCCCCCCTGGTGACAGTGATGGCTTTGCCCGCCCTAGGCATCGCAAATAAGCTGTATTCACCGGGGTAGCTATGCCAGAAATTGCCGGCTCTGGTAGTTCTGTAACTCCTTCATCTACGCCTTTAATCAGTTCTCCATCAAAATCAGGATGGAGGTAAAGAACTGGTAAAGTCCAAGCTGGTTGATTGAATTTATACAGTGTCAACAGTTCTTGTCTAGCTGCTGCTACCGCCTCATCAATTAATTTACGCGATCGCAAATTAGCAGCAAAAGTTTGAATAAAACTATAACTTTCTGCATCAGCAATTTGATCACGCATTCCTAACACCGCTGGCACACCATGACGAATTAACACTTCTGCCAAACTACTAGCAGGGATAGCTTGGTGATTAGTTGCTGCTGGTTGCGCTCCCCAACAGGCGTTAAAAACTCCCAATTTTATCCCTGTCCGCGTTAAGACTTGAGCTAATTCTATCCCATTAATTTTGAGTTCATTTCCTAAAAATAATGAGCCTCCATCTGGATCTGGTAGTCCATGTCCGGCATAAAAAAACACATTATAAACTTTAGTTTCTAACTCTTGAATTAACTCTGTCTTCGTCGGTTGCACCAATGTCTTTACTGTACAAGGTGCATAGCCAGCGGCAGTTTTGCCCACAGGACGACCTGCTAACAAGATTTTTTTCAGTAAAGATGCTTCCTGATCTAGTTGTAATTTATGATCATGTCCTAATACCAACAGAATATTTACAGCCCGGTCGGTTCGCAATTCTGGCAGAGGTTCAACTTCACGGATGGTGCGACTAAATAAAATATCCTGGGAAAGAGACATGGCTGATTGTCCGGCTTCTGGCTGCATAATTTCCCAAGGTAAAGCAATCAGATCAGGATCACGAATTTCTAACCGAAAGCGTAATTGAGTCTGTTGACCCATGGCCATCCCCCGACTCCGTTCCCAACTACTCAAAATCGCTCCATCAAATATCCATCGCCATAAATTGATGCCCAAGGATTGCATCAAACGACTACTATAGGGACTTGTATTTTGACCTTCAGCAGGTGAAATTACAGCTAAGGGTAATCCATTAACTAATGGAGATGTTGAACCGGACGTAACATCTAATAGACTATGACCAGCAAACATTTGCTGCCAATCTCGCCAAACCTGATTAAGTTCAGCGGAGAAAACACAATCACGGAGAACATAACCACTGGGATATGGTGCTTGGACTACCCAAATGGCGAAGTGATCTGTGCCAGTATTCACTAGACGGGCGATCGCTATACTCGCCGAAGGCATTGCCAAATTCGGGCTGGACATGGATTGGTAGAAACTAAACGTTCAAAACACAGATACAGATATTCTAGACAGAAGTAGCGAATTTAGTCATTAGTCATTAGTCAGTTGTCAGTTGTCAGTAGGGGCGAAGCATTTGGAAGATAAATTATCGGTCATTGCCAAAAATAGTTCTCCAAATGCTTCGCCCGTACAGTTGTCAGTTGTCAGTAGGGGCGAAGCATTTGGAAGATAAATTATCGGTCATTGCCAAAAATAGTTCTCCAAATGCTTCGCCCGTACAGTTGTTAGTTGTCAGTAGGGGCGAAGCAGTTGGAAGATAAATTATCGGTCATTGCCAAAAATAGTTCTGCAAATGCTTCGCCCGTACAGTTGTTAGTTGTCAGTAGGGGCGAAGCATTTGGAAGATAAATTATCGGTCATTGCCAAAAATAGTTCTGCAAATGCTTCGCCCGTACAGTTGTCAGTTGTTAGTGGGAAAATTTATTCTGTCACCTATTCACAAGGACTAGGTTGATTTGATTGTAAAATAGAAATATCCTTCCCTAGATCTTGCAGTTCGGAAAAGTTAAGTTGGACTATTTGAGAAGTTTCTAAGGCAGGATTGGATTTTTCACAGAGGCGCAAACGCACATCTGGATTATTTCCATTATTAGGATTAGTTTTTTTCTCTATAACTTGGAAAAAACTTTCAGCGGGAAAAGGTTGTTTATTTAAAGTTATGGAACTATTAGCTTGAATCACCCAATTAGGAGAGAGATTATCTAAAGTTCTTTGTATAGCCGAAGGTGGAGGCTGACTGGAAAAAGGAGTCGGAGAAGAAATTATTATTGTTGGTGATTTGAGTTGAAGTTTAAACCAATATCCCAACAAACCAGATAATAACGTTAATCCCAAAATAACAAACAACTGTAATGGTATTTGGGGAAGTTTGATAGTTTTATTTTCGGAAATAACTTGAGTTTTTTGATTATTAATAAAACTCTCACCATTGTTTGGATCATCTGATGAATATAATTCTGTGTCAGCTAAAAGATGAGAAATATCCGCTGTAATTCTTATATCTGGTTCAGAGTATTTGACATTGTAATGTACTAAAGCAATGGTGACATTATCATGTCCGTTTTTAGTATTAGCAATTTCTATTAATCTTTGGGCAACATTTTCTATACTTGTTTTTCCAGAGAGGAGAGGCAATATTTCTGTTTCCCAAGATTCCTCTACTCGGTCAAAATCGCTCAAACCATCGGATGTGAGTAAAAAAACAGCATCTTCGTCAATAATAAAGCGTTGAGAGGTAGGATGTAGTGAGGTACTTTTACTCATTCCCAAAGCCTGAACTAAGGAGCCAGAACCACTGTGTTGCAATGCTTCTCGGTAGAGAGCATAGCCTAAACGGACTTCACGGGACGCGACATCATCATCTAAAGTAACTTGATGACAACTATGGCGGGTAATCCAGTAGGCACGACTATCACCGACATGGGTAATATATATCTCATGGGCGATAGGTAAAGCCATGACAATAGTTGTTCCCATGCGTTGTCGTCCTTGACGATGTTCGCTATCATTACGCTGGCTGATTTTATCATTAGCGGTTGCCACTGCTCTTTCTAAATCAGAAAGTAGGAGTGAAGGATCTATGTCTATATTGTCTTTGGGAACTGAAGTAAGTTCTTTTATTTGTTGCTGAATGGTTTCAATTGCTAGGTTAGAAGCCACATTACCGCCCTCATGTCCACCAATACCATCACAAACAACTGCTAGGGCGTTATGCTGGGGTGGTTTAGTGATCAAAGTGTCGGCGGCAGGGTAACAAGCATCTTCGTTGCGTGGGCGGCTGGGGCCTGAGTCTGTTTTAGTATAGATTTTAATGGTGGTTGTTTGAGATTTTTCTAATTGGTTTAATCCTTGATCTAAAACTTTGATTAATTGTTCAGATGAGTTAATTTCCCCCTGAATTAGAAATTCACATACTTGTTGAATAAATGGGGCAATATTTGGTTTGGCATTTTTGAGCAGTTTCAGCCAAAATTCTCCCAATTGGGATAATGTTGGGGGGGTTTCTCCATCAAAACGCAATTCTAATAAGCGAATTAATACCCCTTCTACCCTTAATAGATAAGAGTCTAGAAGGCTAGATCCTACTCCTTCAATAGCTAGGGGCTGCCATAAATTAGCTAATTGCCACAGCCAATGAATTTGGCGGATTGATGAAGCTGCACTCCAAACAGTATCTAAACTGCTGCATAGATTTGCTTGAGTGATGGTTGCATCAGTTATTAATGGTGGTCTTTCTAATAGTAATATTTCTGTTTTGCTCTGCCCATTACCTAAATTGAGGATTCCATAAACTTGTGGTATATGGAGACGATAGGGAATTAATTTCAGGTAAGGTCTAATTTTCTCTAAATCATCTAATTCAGGTATTTGGGGCAATAACCCAGGTTTAATATCTAAAAGTATGGATTTATTAATAACTAAATAGCGATTGCTCCCATCGCCTAAAATAGATCCGGGATGACCAAAGTTGAAATCATTGCCCACAGCCCACAAATAACGCTTAGGTAAAGGAGTGGAACACTGCTGGCAAAATTTGTGGGTGAGGGGATTAGCAGATTGACAATATTCATTTGGGCAGCAGAGCGTTACCGCATCATTTTCCATAGTTTTCCCACCGATCAACAATTGGCATTTTTTTCCAGAGTATTTCGTGTCATTAGTTGCTACCGCGCATATTTTTGGCAACCCACAGGCTCATTATAACTTTTATTGTTATGGGAATATGTAGCAATAGCAGAACTAATTCTCTACCTGTCATTAAAACTTGACATAGCTGGCGAATATAATTCGCCAAGGCTAGGTAGATATGTATTCCGGTTATTGATTATTACTTACGGCAATTTGGGGTAATCCCATACTGTAGTTAGTAACCCGACTGGAGAGATTATAGCTAATTTCGCCTTTTTGAAGAAGCGATCGCAAATAATGCTCTAAGTCTGAACCAATACGGCGTAAGTTATAATCTGTTAGATCCGCGCCACTAGACGCTTCTACCAATTGATCAAACTGGCGATAAACTTTTTGCAGAGCATCTTCGTTCCAGTTAAATTCGTTATCTGGATCAATATCTAGTGTCAAAACTTGATTACTCGGAATCAGTTCATCTTTGTCCATTTCCGCCGCAAAAATGCGAACATGGCGGGTTGTGGACTTGAGCAGCATCAGGTTATCCATAAATTTGGGTGTAAGAATTTAGCTGAATTACACTGCAATTATTTTAACTGCTATGTTTGAGCTTACAGCAAAAATGACGGCGAAAGTCTAAAATTAGGACAGATGGGCGCAGTCAGAAGCAGGACTGGTGTTTGGGCTGTGATGTTAAGTTCGGATCTCATTTACCCGGAATGTGCCATATTCTTCTAAATTGATTCCGTCTCATGTATGTAATAATTCACAAAAAATTTTCTGATTTTTTGACTGATTCTGATTTTTTCTGATGTAAATGTACTCATCTTGTAGTGACTTCACTAGATTTTCTTCCAGTTAGTCAATTTTCCTACAGTTATAAATTGCATTTATCAAAGGAGCATCTTCAGTACAAATGCTTAATTGTTCTCATCCGAGAAAAGTAAAAAAAATAATATTTCTTGACGTTTTTAACAAGTTGATGTAAAAACCTTTAACAAGGTCTAATCAGTTCTTTACAAAAACTTCATGGTATGACATCTCAGAAATTGAATAATAGTTTATGGCTCGGATATGCCATAAATAGGAAAGAAACACCAAAAAATAGTAGAATCTAACTAAAAAAAAACAGGGGGAGTAAAATAAGATGCCAGTTTTATGGATGAGAAAAAATTCTGATCTTCAAAAACTTTGGATTCACAAAAGTACAAAGAAAGTATAAGAAATTTTTCTGAAGATCTAGAACCCTACCCGGATGACCACTAACTAAAGGAATCCTCAAAACTATGAACTCTAAAGCATTACCACGCCAAATAAATAATCCAGAAGTAGGTATTTATGAGTGCGAAATTCACCTCAAATTCCGCCTGATTGAGGAAAAGAGTCTATTAGGTGATCGTGAGCAACTGTTACAAGTATTACTAGAGGCTTTAACTGAAGGATCTGATGATTTTTTAGAAACCTTACAAGCATCTGTAAAAGCTCAGGAGATTTCGGAGTTTAAAGCCTCCCCACAAATGCGTCGCCAAATGATGCGTTTACGCAATTTCGCTGATACTATTCAATAGTTATTGGTGTAATTTTTGATAGTGACCAGTCTAATTCAGATTTTTCAATATTGAGTTGGAAAAGTTAGCCTTTACCTGTTTTTCTTAATAACGAGTTCGCTTGTAAACGTAAAATTACGTCTACAATATTTGCGTCTCAATGCTGGCAAGCTAGGAAAATTACAAGTAAAAATGTCTGACATTGTGTTACTATTTCGGCAGCAAAATTATCCAGGTGCACTTTACCATTTTTTTACCAAGTAACTCTCATCACAAGTAGAGTAGTTTACTTTGCTAGACCATGTTCTAAAGCAAAACGAACCAACTCTGTGCGGCTATTAGTACCAGTTTTACTAAATAGACGACTCACATATTTTTCGACATTGCGGACGCTGGTTTCCAAGCGACGGGCAATTTCTTTATTCATTAATCCTTCTGCTACCAAATTTAAAACACTTTGCTCTCTAGGAGTCAAATCTATTTTAAACGGGGCTGGCGTTTGGGATATGGCACTCCGATGAGTTAATAGTATTCTAATTTGAGCGATTTGATTAGCCAAATCGGCAAGATTTGGAGTTTCGCTGTTTTCCCCGGTTGAGGGAGTTTGGGCGCTGCGACGCGCTAGTAAGTTTTTAACTATGGCGACTAATTCATCAGGATCGAATGGTTTGGGTAAATACGCATCAACACCTGCATGATAGCCTTGAATGCGATCGCCTGTCATCCCTTTAGCAGTTAAAAATACCACTGGTAGAGCCTGAAAACGGGGGTCATCCCGCATTTGCTTGAGGAACTGATAGCCATCCACCTGGGGCATCATAATATCAGAAATGACCAAATCAGCGGTGTTTGCTTGCATCCAGTCCCAACCTTCACGGGCATTACTGACAGTTTGAACCCTAAAACCGCTTTCTTGTAAGTATTCTTTGACGGCTTCCCGCAATCCCGGTTCGTCATCTACCAGTAACAATTGTGCTGACATTGAAAATTCCTATTAGGTGTACCTTAATCTAATCTAGCGAAATTTGGTGAGTATTGACTACTAGGGCAGAGGAAATCCA is a window encoding:
- a CDS encoding CHAT domain-containing protein encodes the protein MPSASIAIARLVNTGTDHFAIWVVQAPYPSGYVLRDCVFSAELNQVWRDWQQMFAGHSLLDVTSGSTSPLVNGLPLAVISPAEGQNTSPYSSRLMQSLGINLWRWIFDGAILSSWERSRGMAMGQQTQLRFRLEIRDPDLIALPWEIMQPEAGQSAMSLSQDILFSRTIREVEPLPELRTDRAVNILLVLGHDHKLQLDQEASLLKKILLAGRPVGKTAAGYAPCTVKTLVQPTKTELIQELETKVYNVFFYAGHGLPDPDGGSLFLGNELKINGIELAQVLTRTGIKLGVFNACWGAQPAATNHQAIPASSLAEVLIRHGVPAVLGMRDQIADAESYSFIQTFAANLRSRKLIDEAVAAARQELLTLYKFNQPAWTLPVLYLHPDFDGELIKGVDEGVTELPEPAISGIATPVNTAYLRCLGRAKPSLSPGGKTWLLRPGVTRIGRTKDNDIVIPELYISKRHAEILCRHTLNETTSMITYYLQDFSTYGTTWYLSPNGWQQILREEVALTSGMQLMFGSSQGDIWEFITEECSKSQD
- a CDS encoding PP2C family protein-serine/threonine phosphatase translates to MENDAVTLCCPNEYCQSANPLTHKFCQQCSTPLPKRYLWAVGNDFNFGHPGSILGDGSNRYLVINKSILLDIKPGLLPQIPELDDLEKIRPYLKLIPYRLHIPQVYGILNLGNGQSKTEILLLERPPLITDATITQANLCSSLDTVWSAASSIRQIHWLWQLANLWQPLAIEGVGSSLLDSYLLRVEGVLIRLLELRFDGETPPTLSQLGEFWLKLLKNAKPNIAPFIQQVCEFLIQGEINSSEQLIKVLDQGLNQLEKSQTTTIKIYTKTDSGPSRPRNEDACYPAADTLITKPPQHNALAVVCDGIGGHEGGNVASNLAIETIQQQIKELTSVPKDNIDIDPSLLLSDLERAVATANDKISQRNDSEHRQGRQRMGTTIVMALPIAHEIYITHVGDSRAYWITRHSCHQVTLDDDVASREVRLGYALYREALQHSGSGSLVQALGMSKSTSLHPTSQRFIIDEDAVFLLTSDGLSDFDRVEESWETEILPLLSGKTSIENVAQRLIEIANTKNGHDNVTIALVHYNVKYSEPDIRITADISHLLADTELYSSDDPNNGESFINNQKTQVISENKTIKLPQIPLQLFVILGLTLLSGLLGYWFKLQLKSPTIIISSPTPFSSQPPPSAIQRTLDNLSPNWVIQANSSITLNKQPFPAESFFQVIEKKTNPNNGNNPDVRLRLCEKSNPALETSQIVQLNFSELQDLGKDISILQSNQPSPCE
- a CDS encoding response regulator transcription factor, which codes for MSAQLLLVDDEPGLREAVKEYLQESGFRVQTVSNAREGWDWMQANTADLVISDIMMPQVDGYQFLKQMRDDPRFQALPVVFLTAKGMTGDRIQGYHAGVDAYLPKPFDPDELVAIVKNLLARRSAQTPSTGENSETPNLADLANQIAQIRILLTHRSAISQTPAPFKIDLTPREQSVLNLVAEGLMNKEIARRLETSVRNVEKYVSRLFSKTGTNSRTELVRFALEHGLAK
- a CDS encoding Npun_R1517 family heterocyst differentiation transcriptional regulator, with the translated sequence MNSKALPRQINNPEVGIYECEIHLKFRLIEEKSLLGDREQLLQVLLEALTEGSDDFLETLQASVKAQEISEFKASPQMRRQMMRLRNFADTIQ
- a CDS encoding NAD(P)H-quinone oxidoreductase subunit M, with the translated sequence MDNLMLLKSTTRHVRIFAAEMDKDELIPSNQVLTLDIDPDNEFNWNEDALQKVYRQFDQLVEASSGADLTDYNLRRIGSDLEHYLRSLLQKGEISYNLSSRVTNYSMGLPQIAVSNNQ